The following proteins are co-located in the Salvelinus sp. IW2-2015 unplaced genomic scaffold, ASM291031v2 Un_scaffold2398, whole genome shotgun sequence genome:
- the LOC112073868 gene encoding lysosomal alpha-glucosidase-like, which translates to MAPHGDANLYGFPSVLHVQEGDGQAHGVFLLNSNAMEVVLQPSPALTWVAVGGILDRTSSWALTLRVLSDSTPGYRYGYI; encoded by the exons ATGGCGCCCCAC GGCGATGCCAACCTTTATGGCTTCCCATCCGTTCTACATGTGCAGGAGGGGGATGGACAGGCTCACGGTGTCTTTCTGCTCAACAGTAATGCCATGG aGGTGGTGCTGCAGCCTAGCCCTGCTCTGACCTGGGTGGCTGTGGGAGGAATCCTGGACCGTACTTCTTCCTGGGCCCTGACCCTCAGAGTGTTGTCAGACAGTACTCCAGGTTATAGGTATGGCTATATATGA